Within the Paenibacillus sp. AN1007 genome, the region GTTATCCCGTCTTGGACATGTCTCAGGTGGTCCTCCTGCACTGGACAAGGATAGATATGTTATGCTATTCAGCAGGTTAAGCAATGTGAGTGAGCAAGGGAGGCTGTGCAGTTCGTGGCTAAAATACTGGATCGGCTTCTGTTGTTTATATACAGCATAAGCGTAGGCGCAATATCGGCAGCGGTTATCTTACTGATTAGCGGCGTGCTGCCATACGAATTGAATTACCAGCAGGAACAAAACGTTATTGTGGCTTCCATTGTCGCAGCAGCGGTTTTGTTTGTCCTGAGTTTACGTTTTTTCTACATCTCGATTCGGCGTGAGCGCGGTTCGCTGCCGTCTGTGGATCAGCGTACCGAGTTTGGAGATGTACAGATATCAATGGAGACGATTGAAAATCTCTGTATGAAAGCCACTTCCCGCTTTCGCGGAGTACGTGATGTCAAAGCACGCATTCGCGTGGTTGAGTCAGGACTGGAGATCAAGATTCGTGCTGTTGTGGATGGGGAGACTCCTATTCCGGCGCTGACGACGGATCTTCAGAAGGCGATACATGATCATGTGCAGGAGATTACGGGAATTCCGGTTTCTTTTGTAACTGTGTATATCGCTAATGTGACCCAGGCGCCTAACTACAAGAGCCGCGTGGAATGAGGTGAGTTTCACTGATGTTGTGGAAAGAGATTTGGGATAACTATAAGGGACGGATTCTCGGCATTGCCTTTGGTATCCTATTAGGGTTTCTTTATGTATGGATCGGTTTTTGGGATATGTTGTTCTTTGCACTCTTGGTGTTCATCGGTTATACGTTTGGCAGACGAAGCGATGCGAAGCTGGGCTCGTTTATTCCCTGGGGGGAGTTGCGGCAGTGGCTTGGGGATCGCTGGCGTCCGTTCAAATAAACCTATCAGAACCCTGCAATATGTTTCTTCCGAAAATAGAACTGTAGTTTGAGCTGCCCGATTTTCGGAGGAAACGTTTTGCAGGTTTTTTTGTGAAAAGAGATCGCAATATCAGAGAGGTCCCATGGGTATCCTGAATAGGTAACGAAGTGGTTCCTCGAATTTAAAATAAGCATGATGACGCTCGAGAAATGAGCGCTGCAGGAGGCAGGACATGAAAAGACGTTTGGCAAGGGAAATTGCAGTACAAAGTCTGTATCAGATGGAAATGAACGAAGTAGGTGCAGCTGAAGCGGTTAATATGCTGATCAATGAAGCGGCTGAGGAAAATGAGACCGATGTGGTTATCCGCGACGCCGATGTGATGCGCAGCTACGTTACCGAATTGGTGCATGGAGCATGGAGCCACAAAGAAGCGATTGACGGATTGCTTGTAGATTATTTAAAAGGCTGGCAGCTGAGTCGTTTATCACGTGTAGATCGTCAAATTTTACGTTTGTCTACGTATGAAATGGTATTCCGTGATGACGTTCCGGCTAAAGTTTCTGTCAATGAAGCGATTGAACTGTCGAAGTATTTCGGTACAGATGAATCAGGCAAGTTCGTCAACGGTGTTCTTGGCCGCATGATTCAGGAAGTAGACAGCATCAAGCAAAAATTGTCCTAAGGAACAAGTTTGAATGACACGATAGGCAGCTTATCATGTGAGGTTACATCCAGATCGTTTTATCTAATATATGTTCATATAAGGGAGAGAGAGTCCAATGACAGCATCTATTATTAACGGTAAAGAAGTATCCCAAGAGCTCCGCGCAAGCATGACCGCAGAAGTAAAACAGCTTGGCGAACAGGGCGTAACACCTGGTCTGGCTGTTGTGCTCGTCGGCGAGGACCCGGCTTCTCAAGTTTATGTGCGTAATAAGGAAAAAGCATGTCATGACCTCGGTTTCTATTCCGAAGTGCATCGTTTGGATGCGGATACGTCTCAGGCTGATCTGCTTACTTTGGTGGACAAGCTGAACAATCAAAAATCCATTCATGGTATTCTGGTGCAGCTTCCGCTCCCAAGTCACATTGAAGAGAAAGCGGTCATTGATGCGATTGCTGTTGAGAAAGATGTGGATGGATTTCATCCTGTTAATGTAGGAAACCTTGTAATTGGAGATGACAGCCTGCTGCCTTGTACTCCTGCGGGTGTCATTGAATTGATCAAACGCACGGGGCTGGAGATGTCCGGTAAACATGCGGTAGTTATCGGTCGCAGTAACATTGTGGGCAAACCGGTATCCCTGCTGCTTCAGCGTGAAAATGCAACGGTGACCATGTGCCATTCTCGTACAGCTAATATGAAAGAAATTACGCGTCAGGCAGATATTCTAGTTGTGGCAATCGGGCGTGCCAACTTTGTGGATGCTTCATACGTAAAACCGGGTGCGGTTGTCATTGATGTCGGGATGAATCGTCTGGATAACGGTAAACTCGCAGGTGATGTGGATTTTGAAAGTGTAAAAGAGGTCTCCGGACCAATTACACCTGTTCCCGGCGGCGTAGGCCCGATGACGATTACCATGCTGATGCAGAACACTCTGATCGCGGCTAAGCGCGCTCACGGATTGGCCTAGGGTTTTGTCTGTGGCAGATCAGAAAATATACTCTATTAAAGACCTGAATCGATATATCCGAATGAAGCTGGAATCGGATCAGGTTCTGTCGGACGTCTGGCTGCGCGGAGAGAT harbors:
- the amaP gene encoding alkaline shock response membrane anchor protein AmaP, with protein sequence MAKILDRLLLFIYSISVGAISAAVILLISGVLPYELNYQQEQNVIVASIVAAAVLFVLSLRFFYISIRRERGSLPSVDQRTEFGDVQISMETIENLCMKATSRFRGVRDVKARIRVVESGLEIKIRAVVDGETPIPALTTDLQKAIHDHVQEITGIPVSFVTVYIANVTQAPNYKSRVE
- a CDS encoding DUF2273 domain-containing protein produces the protein MLWKEIWDNYKGRILGIAFGILLGFLYVWIGFWDMLFFALLVFIGYTFGRRSDAKLGSFIPWGELRQWLGDRWRPFK
- the nusB gene encoding transcription antitermination factor NusB, translated to MKRRLAREIAVQSLYQMEMNEVGAAEAVNMLINEAAEENETDVVIRDADVMRSYVTELVHGAWSHKEAIDGLLVDYLKGWQLSRLSRVDRQILRLSTYEMVFRDDVPAKVSVNEAIELSKYFGTDESGKFVNGVLGRMIQEVDSIKQKLS
- the folD gene encoding bifunctional methylenetetrahydrofolate dehydrogenase/methenyltetrahydrofolate cyclohydrolase FolD; the encoded protein is MTASIINGKEVSQELRASMTAEVKQLGEQGVTPGLAVVLVGEDPASQVYVRNKEKACHDLGFYSEVHRLDADTSQADLLTLVDKLNNQKSIHGILVQLPLPSHIEEKAVIDAIAVEKDVDGFHPVNVGNLVIGDDSLLPCTPAGVIELIKRTGLEMSGKHAVVIGRSNIVGKPVSLLLQRENATVTMCHSRTANMKEITRQADILVVAIGRANFVDASYVKPGAVVIDVGMNRLDNGKLAGDVDFESVKEVSGPITPVPGGVGPMTITMLMQNTLIAAKRAHGLA